ACAACGTCAAACGCGGCGCGGGCATCCGTGAGGACCGGCACGGTGGTTACCACGAAGTACATCAGGGCAGCACCAACCACGCTGCCGATGATTTGCGCCGCCACGTATGCAACGGCCGCCACGGCACGGATTCGGCCGGCAATCAGATTGCCCAAGGTGATAGCCGGGTTGAAGTGTCCTCCGGAGACATAACCGAAGGCCAGCATTGCCGCTGTCACCGTGAGGCCGGTCGCTAGAGCTGCCGGCAAGGGCGCAGCACCAGGATTTGAAAAAATCCCGACTCCCACTGCCGCGACCACAACGAACATCGATCCCAAAGCTTCAGCCGACAACCGGGCAACAAGTCCCGGCTGGGGTTCGGGTGTGGCCTGTACAGGAGAGGTCATGTCGTATGAGTCCTTACGGTTGATCCGGGATGCCGGTAGGACCGGCTTCGTCTAGGGGGACGCTGGTGTTTGGCGCTGGTGCTGCGGGGCATTGAATGCTCAAGGCCATTGAGTATCTTGCCAGCCGAGTCTGGGCGGTTGCTGAATCCCGCCATTGAGCTTATCCGCCCAAGGCGATGGCGGCGATGGCAGTGGCCCCGAGACCCATCACTGCCAGCGTGCTGACCAGGACCAGCCTTGCTGATGCCGCCGAGTTTCCGACGTGGAGTTGGCGTGAGCGAACCCACACCACGGAGGCCAGCACGATGGTGGCCGCGGCTGCCACGAGTGCACAGATCCCTTGGTAATCAAGTCCGGGAAGGCCTGCGACAACGTTCCCGTTGGAAGGTTCGGATGTCAGCCAACTCCGCCAGATAAACAGGTCCACCACCACAAGGGAGATCAGAGTCCTGCGCCAGGCCAGGGTGGTGCGCTCGGGCTGCAACCCGGGGTCGCGGACTTCCATACTTACCGCGCCACCAGGATCAGCACCGCAAAGGCGAATGCCGCAACGGCCACCACGATGGTCATGAACAGCATGACCCGGGAAAACGGGAGCGCCTGATCGTTACGCATCGCGGCTTCCATCTGTCCCCATCGGCGGTAAGAAAGTGCGGCCAGCCCCGCCCCGACCAAGGCAAGCAAGACACAAAGGACCAGCCGGACGGGCGTCGGGGCGATGTTCGGAGCCAGCTGGTCAACGGCAACGGCGCCGGCAAGCAAGGCAAGCGACGTGCGGATCCACGCGAGGAAGGTACGTTCATTGGCAAGGGAAAACCTGTAGTCGGGTGTCTTGCCTGTCCGTCGCCAAGCAGGTTCACGCAAAATGTCTCTCCAAGTTTTGTCAGTGCCGGGCAGCTTCCCCACCATATCAGCGGCGGTTCACGGGCACGGTAAGTTACTGGCATGAGTGTTGAGCGTACGTCCCCCGTTGTTCCTTCCTTCGAGTCCCGCGTCCACGGGTCACTTTTGGGAGGGGCACTGGGTGATTCCCTTGGTTATGCGGTGGAGTTCGACTCCCTTGCCGCAATTCGCGCCCGCTATGGTTCCGCCGGCCTGACGACGTTCGGGCAACTCGACGGCGCCAGCCACTTCTCGGACGACACGCAAATGACGTTGTATACCGTGGACGGCCTTGTGGAAGCCCTCGAATGGGCCAACGACGGCGTTGCGGCGGACGAAATTGCCTGCCTGTGGCTGGCTTACCTGCGCTGGCTCGCCACCCAGGACGTCGCCGTTGCCTCCTCCGCCCCAGTGCCGCAACCGCGGTGGATCGACACCCAGGGGGTCCTGCGTCACCGCCGTGCGCCCGG
This genomic interval from Paenarthrobacter aurescens TC1 contains the following:
- a CDS encoding putative integral membrane protein: MEVRDPGLQPERTTLAWRRTLISLVVVDLFIWRSWLTSEPSNGNVVAGLPGLDYQGICALVAAAATIVLASVVWVRSRQLHVGNSAASARLVLVSTLAVMGLGATAIAAIALGG
- a CDS encoding putative integral membrane protein (identified by match to protein family HMM PF02656); protein product: MVGKLPGTDKTWRDILREPAWRRTGKTPDYRFSLANERTFLAWIRTSLALLAGAVAVDQLAPNIAPTPVRLVLCVLLALVGAGLAALSYRRWGQMEAAMRNDQALPFSRVMLFMTIVVAVAAFAFAVLILVAR